The genomic interval ACTGGCCTTCAAGTTCTCTAGCCAGACCCCACTCTTGCAAAGGTCTTGCCATTAGATGGCCTTTAATTCATTCCCcaaacacaaacatatacaaaagGGGTACTGGTGGCAAAAGCATTGGCggatcaaaaaataaaaatgatatttagTTATTGACACAGTCCTTGGACAATTTAATAGATATCAACTAACCCTTTAGCCCTCCCAGCTTTTCTGTACAGAATTAGTGCATATCCAAATGGATACACAgctacttttatttatatatgtatatttttatatgtacgaatatatacagtatctctctacatactagtgACCAAACACTGCAAAAAGAGCCACATCCATTTGCTATCGAGGGCTTTTGGTTTTTGGTGTTGTTCTCCATAAGAATATTAGCTAGGCTGCCCTGGGATATCTTCACCTGTCCCATCCACCCCAACATACATATTGGGAGAGGAAAGAAAACTGAAGGAGTGTCTGTCTGTGGAAGTTGGTAGCCAGCAATGTACAAAGAATGGACTTTTTTTAGTACATAAGCAACCAAAACTGAGCCGGCCCAGTCTGGTCACATCCAAAGTTTCACCCAGAAGGCAATCCTCCCTCTACACTGAGCTTTTAAgacaccttttaaaaagtaacatcttCAAGAAACAGAGGTCCTGCAGTTAAGCACAGGCTGCAAATGCAGATGCACAGATGGGCTTCTGCTGTAAGGAAAGCCAACGCTATTCAATGTAGAGGGGGAAGAGTCACCAGTGTGTTGGCTCCCACACTGCATACACTTGGCAAGATAGAACAAGAGATGGCTTCATCCTTGCAAGTGGGGTCAGCAGAAGATCTCCTCACCTTCTGGGGCTGCTTCTGGAGAGTGAGTATCTGGGAAGAGAAGACAATGAACAACATAAAAAATCATGCTAAAAAGTCCAGATTTTCCCCTATTCTCCTTGCCCACAGATTCAAAGACTCCAAACTCAATCAATATTCCAAATGCAATGTCTACCCACTTTCTATGAAAGGGAAAATGCAGTGAGATTAGATCTGGCAGAAGGGGGTCCCTGTATATCTTTACATCCTTGGCTCTGAGAGACTTAAAGTCTATATTTACCGGATTGCTGTGAGCGGTGCCctttgcctttcttcttcttttccttcttctcctttggcTTGGCCAAGCCAAAGAGGCGGTTGGGCATCTGACAATGTCCCTCAGCTGGTTTGTTGGTTTGGCTTGATGTGGTGGTGCCCATTGAGTGGAAAGCAGTTTTCTCTTTGTGTGTCCTTGAAAAGCTGTTTCTTTTGGGTGACACAGAGAGCTCTGTGTCCAACTGACCATGTTTGGTCAGAGAAGAGCCTAGTAGTCTGCAAGAGGAGTCTTCAGCTGCAAGCCCAGAAGGGGTCCTGCCCATCTTGGCATGCTGGTTGGAAAactgaaaggcagagagagaatgaAACAAAGAACATAAATATATCAGCCATCTTAGTGGCATCAACAGTCTCAAGTGTTGTATGTGTAAGAGGCAAAAGCTCAATGAAGGCCATATGAACCCAAAAAGGAGATTGTCTCTTCCTTGGATACACAGAATGCCAAGGAATCCCAGGGTTGAACCCAACCCTCCATTTTACTCTGCTGCATTCAAAAACTCTCAAATGCAAATGGGACAATTACCAGATTGAGACTGGGTTCTGACTGTGGTTGGGAGAGGTACTCCATATCTCTCTTCAgttgctccttctccttctctagcTGCTTCTGGGCAGCCCGAAGGTGCTCCAAGTCAAGTTGGTAGGCAGCTTTCTTTTGCTGTAgctcttccctctccttctccaagTTATGGTGTCCTTTCTGGACCTGCTCTTCCCGCTGGGCCAGCTGGGCTTCCCGTTCCACCAATTCTTTCTCCCGGGCCTCccattccctctccctcctccgtTTCTCTTCCTGGTGCTGGGCCTGCTGCTTCTGGAGGTTGGCCAGCTCCTGCCTCTGCTTCTCCATGCTCCGTTGCTTCTCCTGTTCAATCAATGAGTTGGGCCGGAAAGAGCTGCggctcagagccctctctgtcagaagcAGCTTCTGGTCCTCAATGTAAGTGTCCTGCTGCACCACGACAGCCTGTGAGAAAGAAGAGGCAAGAGTGGGAAAAGCTACAGGAACAGTGGAAGAGCACCTGCAAGTACAATTTATTATACATTCTGCCCCTCTTTACTCTCCTCATCAGCTACCCTTCATACCCTATACATGCAACTCATAATAATTGATGAAACGAACAGTCATCAAATCACCTTTGTTATTTTCCAAAAAGTCAATTAACAATTTCCAATCTTTCCCAAGTCTTGTTAATGAATTTTCTTCCGATGTCCAACAAAACAAAAGGTCAAGACACATGATCTGGATGGTCTTAGATTAAATTACAGCTTTACAAGAGCACCTTGTTTCCTTCACACATCCCAATCTGCCTGGAATGAACGCTGCTGTTGGTGATTTCTTCTTCACAATCTATAGCATATCTTGgtattttaaccatttttctaTGTTTGGCTGAGTCAATCAACAGAGTTTTCCAAGAACTGGGTCCTTTGCTTTGAGAGGACAAGCCGTCCATGAAGACGCCTGAGAGCAATGTATCCAAATACTAATAGCattctcctccttcaccctgataaAATACCCAGCCTCACAAGAACTCTTCCATTTCACTAGCCATTTTGTTGCAGATGCTCTTGTTCTCCTGGTGGTCTGTAAGATGGCCAGTAAAGCATAGCCTAACCTGGCTGGGGTTAGGCCACTCTTATAAAGACTCTCTTCTAACATTTGGAGGGTTTAAGAAAAGCCTCTAAAGGTCATGAGGTGTGAAGACATCAATTTTAAAGCAATTGCTCCTTGATCAGGGCTGTtcgtttttaaaatgtctttgtctTGATCGGGCTTTTAAgacttttaaaatttggacttgTGAGGATTTTCTATAAGGACCTAGTTGAAAGAGCACAGTGTTTACAGAAGATCCATCTGATGTACTGAACCCCTTTTAAAACCAATATCCCATTGATGCTACAGGCTTGCACCGGAGCGGGGAGGAGTATAATGGGATTCTATTCCCTTTGCAAACAGAGAAGCCATGAAGCAAAGCACCACCTGTCAATGGCAGAGCCTTCCCACCCCCTTTTGGGACTTACCTGCAAAGTACCCAGCAAGCTGTGGAGTTGTGTTATGCTCTGGAGAACTTgctgaaaaggaaaaacagaagcgGAGTAGCTATTAGCTGCTAGTTGTCATTTGCTACACTGGTCTCCTGCCCTTCCTTCAAGGAATTCAGAAGTGTTTTAGCTCAGAAGCAGGAAAAAGGGAGAACATGCTCTGCTGATGGACTACAGACCAAAGATTCACCCCCACAACCTTTTCAGATGCAAAGACATCCTGTTATTACCCTgccattttttaatatatttgataTTGCTTAACAAGTTGTTTTGATAAAGTGGCATGCCAAGTTAGGGACTGGGGAATTcatagccctccaaatgttgttggactgtagctcctatTATCTCACAGCATAAcgggagctacagtccaatatAAATCTTCATAGATATAAAGGCTAAAAGCTtaattgtgtaaaaaaaaaatgcctcaTCTTTGAAAGCACAGAGagtgagaggaagagacagaCAGATAAGAAAGGCACAAAAGATGGAGTACAATGTGAGACATTATAAGACTGACCCATATTGTGGACCCCCAAATCCCTAGTATACAAAGCCAAGTTAGAACAGTGGTTTTTACCTCATTGTTCCTTTTCAGCACAAACATCAAGTTAGCTGTTCCTCCCTAGGAAGAAATCAGACAGCGTAAatttggagggggggaggcaaAAGAAGGACACCAAACGTAACTAGACAGAGCAAATCATTTATGCAAAAAGCCTTTCACTAAAGTGGCAGAGCTCcaaatatgttggactacaatcagAATCTGTGTGGTCTAGCAAAAATGGATTGGAGATGATAAGCTTTGCCTTCCTTCTGGAGGCTACCAGTCTGTACCTTGAGATCTAATTTGTAGTCTGAAGCCCcaagttcattttaggattgtcataagtcagaaatggcataAAAGCCCACAATAACAGTGCCCAAAGTTGCACTGAAATCACTGGACAGTCAAACACTTCTACAGCTATCTTTACTTTTCCTTTTAGGGGGAAATGAGTATCAGTTCAGTGAAGCTCAGCAAGACCTTATATATCCTTACTACCCAAAACCCTCTGAATGCAACGGGGGtgaaatgtgtggccttccaaatattgCTGGACAGCAATTCCCATAAACAACAGGCACTGGAGAGGGATAATGGAGACttcagtccaacatcatctgtaAGTCTGCTCCCTCCACATTCCTGATTTGGAAATACTGGGGGTACCAGGCCCAGGACTTCATGTCCTGAACATACTATACCTTCTTCAAGACACTGTCTGACTCTGTCCTCCGAAGATCCTGCACATCATCTCCTTCATCCTTCTCCCCACCTAAAAAAAATCCCGAACAAAACTAGAGTTCATATGTGCTGCTTAAGTTTTTCACAGCTCAAGAGAAGAAAACACATCAACCACATAATTGCAGAAAGAAAGCCAAAGTAAGCGGAGAGCCTTTGTTCCCTCCTTGACTTAATCTCCTTGGATATTCTCCAAAGATATGGCAATCCAACTCCCAAATGAAAGCCAAGTGAAGGTTGAAAGCCACAGTGGAACCCAGGGGAGAGATGGAAAGCATGCTCACCTTTGCATACATTCATTTGGTGACTGTCAAATCCTCCAAATGTCTCTGCCCTTCTGGGGAGGGAGATGGGCCCCACAGTCTCCTGCTCTGAGGAGAGGTTGCTGATCTGTGGCCCAAGGGTACTTCCTAGGCTCCTGCTCACAAGCCCCTGTAATAGCTCAactgaaaagagaaagagcaaaacCAAAAGATATCACCTTCTATCCCAGGTAATCAGCTAAGGTGGATTTAAATGGGAAGGAGAAATCCAACGTAAGCAACAACAACCACTACATCCTTGGACCACTTGGCATCAGCTTACTTGATATGGAACAAAGTCCATCACATACATAAAACACTGGCTTAGAGACGACAAATGTAAACAAGATCCAGCAAAAAGACTCCAGGGGTCAAAAGAGGAGCCCATTCTCAGCTGGCAATAGAACTGGCAAGAGGGAAATGACCAACAGTCACATTGGTCAGACATGACTATAGTCCAGCCCATCTGGAAGACATCAGGTTGCGGAAGGTTAGGATGCATCAACATTTGACTCAGGACAGTTAATTACTAGAAAAAGCTATAAGAGTTTATCAAGGGATTTTTGCATTCTGTCTTCCAATGAAAGTTTCAGGAATAAGGTGAGGGAGTCATCTTTGCAGGTACTTTGAAAGGCATGCAAAATACACAGTGTTACAGAGAGAGTAATGTCAGAAGAGGTTACAATCCCCAAACAGGGGATCTGTGACCACTGAGATGTTGTTGTTAAGATGCCAATCCTGATTAGTTCTGGGGAGCATGGCCAACCATCCTAGATGACAGACATTGTGTTTCAACAGCATCTGATGAAATACAGGTACACCTGTTCTGAAGTTTGGCAGAGAGGGAGACAGCAGATGGTAACAATGAGAAAACAGAAGCAAACTGTAGGAAAACAGAAGATAGTGCAGTTGGAATATTTAAtctcagggaggcttcttattggggtgtgTGGTGTGTACCCTGATCTAAGGCAAAGGACTAGGAAAAACTGATAGCCCCTTACAGAAGAAGCTAGAATCAGACCACTGGTTCATCTAGTTAAGTCACCATTGGTTTTGAGTCTCCACAGTTCTTTTCCAGCTTGGAAATGTCAAGGATTGAACCTGGGATCCTCAGCATACAAGATATGCCCTCTGCTACTCCCCTTTTGTTTaagaaaaactattattattattattattattattattattattattatactgaaaACTCTTTTAatcataatatattttaatcgtaatatataatacatttaactctttttttaaaggggggaaattgtaattttatgtacagtattgtATATGGATGTTCTAGTTGGTAGTCACTTTGTCTTGCtccagaaaagcaggatagaaataaaagttttattgttatttatttaaaaaaaaaagggggggggatgaaagcaaaagcaaacgaaaaaagaagaaaaaggcctACAGCACCAAATGTTCCAGACAGTCTCACATTTGAGTACTAGCCAGACCCAACCCTGCTTGGTTTCTCCGATCAGACAAGACTGGGTGCTTTTAACTGCAAGAACCTTCCCTGGATGACTGGAAGGTCTCTTTGTAATTTCATGAATGAGAAATAATAAACAAGCGAAGGCTCTTTCCTGAATTAAAATCTGTATGTACACACATACTCTTTGTTTTAGTGTTCTTGGTGTTTtgaagttgtttcccacttattgtgaccctaaggcgaacctatcatggggttttcttggcgttTGCTCAACTGTGTTTTAGCATGTAATCGGATGCAACACATTGCCATGCTAAACTCTGAAGGGTGCTGTGCTAGTGATACACTTCTTTTTAGGAGAGCTGGATGTGGGCTCAGGTTCCACTTACCTTCATTTATCACGCTCTTCATCACACTTTGTCCCTTGGGAGCCTCTTCAGTATTGGACCGGAACAAAGTTCTGGCTCCCTATGTCTCATGCCTGCTGCAGTCAGTCATGTCTCGGAaaatcttctccttcctcctcagcaGCGTTATGATCTGCTGATCTTTTTGCTGGAGTGTTCTGTGGGGTGGGCAGGCCAGGGTTTGGGGGAAGAGGAAAAGTCAGTCAAAAAGAGAATTGTTACAGACATGGCATGCTACTCAGATTCCTGCGGACTGAGTTATCTCTGAGGCTCTGCTCCACATTGTGGCATGTTAGGAATTGCAGAATCAAGAAAAAGTTTGCTGATGGAGAGCTACTAAGAAACATGCTCCTCAAAATGAACAGGAGACACCAccgagaaaagaaaataatatgctGGACACATAAGTTTCCTTACAATAGTTAGGTCTACATTGAGAAACTATACACTGAAGTGCTCTAGAAGACATCTTTCAGCCGCACATGGCAATAACAGGGTTTGAAATGTTAAGTCCCCATGAAAATCCATTTCCAGGTTCAGTTCTGACTTTTAAAGCACTGCATCGCTTGGAACAAGAGGACCAGAATCTCCCTTATCTTCTGGAGGTTGCCACAAGGAAAATAAGTCAAGGCTCCTGTATGTTTTTTACCTTTCAGTTCCCTCGCTTTGGTATCTAGCACTCGTTTTTCCTCTTCTGATTCACTAGGGAtgccttcatcttcttctttatCCCTGCAGAGAGAATCAGAATATAGGTTAAGGAAAAGGTACCAGTTTCAAATATGCCAGCATCCCTATGTCTTTTTGGAACTCTTAAAGTACCAACTGAGCATCATTTCAGATTTTAGGATGGAGAACAAATGTTTTAGGAGGAAGGCAAAACTTCCAGTTTTTGCAAGGAGAGGGCAAGAATCCAAGCAAGGTTTTAAAAGACAAGTGTTTATTATGTTGACCATTTCACTATGACAACTAAATGTAGTATGTGGCCAATTTTATACATTGCTGTCTGACCATATGTGATTTGCATTGCAACGGATTAGAATTCCTTAGAATTTTAAATGTCCCGCTGGCAACCATAGCAATGTATCCAAGACAGCTTAGTCACTCTCTCATTCGCACATACACCCTTTTTAAAACAAGGGAGTCTTGTGCTCTCGGCACCCTCCACCAGCTAAATGTACTTGATAATAGCAGTAGTCAATATGCACAACCCATAAGCCAACCAGAAATTCCCTCTCCGGATGGTTCCAACATTTCCGTGTGATAAAAGGATATAAGGAgaactgtagtccacaaaatAAGCTCTGCAAGCCAATGGCCCACCATCTACACAGTGAATGGCAACAGCATCCCAGGGTTTCATCTGAAAAGTCTGAATAAGTTCAGACTTATAAATGCAAAGCCATGTGCTCTACTATTGCACTACATTCCTATGTTCAATTTGTTTAGTATAATCCCCATGCCTCCACAAACCATCATTTGGCTCCTTACATGGTGTTAATTGTGTCTTGGATGGTGAGTATCCAACTGTTGCGTTCCTCCTTGGAGCTGGCATGAACCTCCACCATTTCCGGATCTTTTCCTCCCATGCTGATCAGGAACAAACCCTTCTCCTCATGGGCTACTTCACGGACAATCAGCTTCTTCAGCGAGATCACAGTGGATCTTTGATCCTTTTGTTTGTAATGGGGGGAGGAAGTTGAGAGAAaggctttttattattatcattatttgatGCAGCCTCAGAAAGCTCTTGCCTACAACTGGACATGCAATTCTTAGTCACTCCCTATATCCAAAGGCCTAAGGGAGGGGCAGCAAAAATTGGAGACTGTAGCAACAAAAATGCCATAACCAGAAAGAGCTGGAGTAAATTTGGTCTAATTTAATCATCAAAGTCAAATTACTTCAGTGAAAAAAACAGGAGCAGAAAATGAATCTCTGCTATAGATCTTTGAAGTGTAAACTTGGTAATTGAGATTATCACCATAGATAAAAAGTATAGGAGCCTTACTCAGTGTATTTCAATAGACAAGATGGAATTCACACCAGGAAAACGTTCTGGTTGCATGAGCAGTTTTAGGCTACTGGGGTGGCCACTAACACCCACAGAAACCTAGGTATCCCTATATATGTAATGAAGCCAGCCTAAATCAGAATCCCAAATGCCCTTACT from Sceloporus undulatus isolate JIND9_A2432 ecotype Alabama chromosome 6, SceUnd_v1.1, whole genome shotgun sequence carries:
- the LOC121933129 gene encoding A-kinase anchor protein 13-like, which codes for MKSVINEVELLQGLVSRSLGSTLGPQISNLSSEQETVGPISLPRRAETFGGFDSHQMNVCKGGEKDEGDDVQDLRRTESDSVLKKGGTANLMFVLKRNNEQVLQSITQLHSLLGTLQAVVVQQDTYIEDQKLLLTERALSRSSFRPNSLIEQEKQRSMEKQRQELANLQKQQAQHQEEKRRREREWEAREKELVEREAQLAQREEQVQKGHHNLEKEREELQQKKAAYQLDLEHLRAAQKQLEKEKEQLKRDMEYLSQPQSEPSLNLFSNQHAKMGRTPSGLAAEDSSCRLLGSSLTKHGQLDTELSVSPKRNSFSRTHKEKTAFHSMGTTTSSQTNKPAEGHCQMPNRLFGLAKPKEKKEKKKKGKGHRSQQSDTHSPEAAPEGEEIFC